TGTTTTGTTAATGTGTATGCGCCCATGGGAACCACCGAAAAGGAATCTTTGTGGGATACATTACAGCTCATTGCTCTTCAAAACAAAGACTCGTGCCTGTGTTTTCTTGGCGACTTCAACGCAGTGCGTGATTCGGGAGAAAGGATGGGGAAAGGTGCTGTCTTTAATCAAGCAGATGCAAGGTCTTTTGACGCTTTTATTAGGCAAAGTAATCTGCTGGAAATCAGAACACAGGGAAGAAAGTTTACGTGGTATCAACCTGGTGGAGGATGCAAGAGCAAACTAGACAGATTTATGGTCAACGAGAAATGGATGCAGGAATGGCCGGACACAGTCGGAAGGGGGCTTCAGAGATCAGTGTCGGACCATTGTCCGATCTTCCTGACTACAAAAACCAAGAACTGGGGACCcaaaccttttaggttcctTAATTCTTGGCTCTCACACCCAGATTTTTGCGCGTTGGTAAGGAAATCTTGGGATGAAGCTAAGATTGAAGGATGGAGTTGCTTTGTGttcaaagagaaattgaaattggtgaaGAGTGCGTTGAAAGAGTGGAATATGAGGATTTATGGCAACATTGAGCACGACTTGACAGATCTTAAGGATGAACTTCAGGAGCTGGACATTTTTGATGACACCTTTGGTCTTGAGGAGAGTGAGACAATCAGGAGAAATGAATTACGAGCAAAGATTTTccttaaatccaaagaaaaatgtagtcttctccaacaaaagacgaaagtcaaatgggtcaaggagggcgatctgaatactagtttttatcacaaagcaattgttgggagaagaaagaagaatgaaattgcAGGGCTTGATGTTGGGGGTTGCTGGATCGAGGATCCAAAGATCATTAAGGAGAACGTCAAAACGTTCTTCGAGAATCACTTCAAGAAGACGCCGCGCGTCCTACCTATGATACCGGGAGATTTCACTGCTCGAAAAATTTCTGCAGCAAATAATGCGGAGCTGATCAAACCTTTTTCAGAATCAGAAATTAAAGAGGCCATTTGGAGCTGTGACGGTGACAAGAGCCCGGGACCGGATGGCTTTAACCTCAAGTTCTGGAAAGCGTCATGGGAGATTATcaagaaagattttttaaaggtgatgactgaatttcactccaatggcaaaatccctcggggatgtaactcttcattcatcgttctcattcctaaaaaagaaggagcttgctCACTTGAGGAGTTTAGGCCTATTTCACTTATTTGTAGCCTCTACAAAGTCATTGCGAAGGTTTTGGCGAATAGGATGAAACAGGTCATGGATTCAGTTATTTCGGATAATCAGAGTGCCTTCATTGGCGGCCGTTACATCCTAGATGGGGTGGTGGTTCTAACTGAAGCAATCGCGGAGGCTTCTAAGAAGAGAAAGGGGAGGATTATCTTCAAGGTGGATTTCGCGAAAGCCTATGACTCCGTTgagtgggatttcttggatttaatGCTTGAAAGAATGGATTTTGAGCCATTATGGAGGAAATGGATCAGAGGTTGTATCTCCTCGGCGACGACGAATATTTTGGTAAATGGATCTCCATCTGGTGAGGTGTGTTTAGAAAGAGGATTACGGCAGGGGGATCCGCTTTCCCCGTTTCTCTTTCTTGTTGCAGCGGAGGGGATCCACTCTTTGATTACGAGAGCTGTTGAGAAGGAGCTGATTAAGCCGGTAAAGGTAGGAAATGATGACATTTCAATTTCGCACCTCCAATACGCCGATGACACGGTCTTcttgatggaggatgatgaaagaaatgcagtGGCAGTTAAAATGATTCTCAGAGTGTTCCAGCTACTATCAGGGCTTGCCGTCAATTTCAAAAAATGCTGTCTCTTCGGAGTTGGGGTCGAGGAGGATACGATCGAGAGGATGGCGGCTGTTTTGGGTTGTGATGTGGGCTCCTTACCTTTCAATTACCTCGGTATTAAAGTGGGCAGCAAGGGCAAAAAGGTTGCTGATTGGAAatacttggttgagaaggtgagaaagaaaatcgattcgtggaaaaatgggaagttctctctcgcgggccgtgtgaccttggtgaaggctgtgcttcaatccataccgatttatcagctctcttttacctgtttaccaaaatcaattgtgagttctctaaatgctttacttggtaattttctgtggggagggggtgctagtaaaagtgcgattgcttgggtgaagtggaaggtgctttgtgcttcaaaagatgaaggaggcttggggcttaaaaatattgagtggtttaatcaggcactagtcgttaaatggttgtggcggtaccttactggaagggacatgctttgggcaaaaattgttaggtccatttaTGGTGAGGTTGAGTGGGGAGAGACAGGTATGGAAAACGTGGGGAAAGGTAGATTTagagatgggtggtggccgaagatcgtttctgcggcgggaggggcgagcaatttttggtttgttcaaaatttgaagccaaaggtggGGGATGGGAAGACCTTTAAATTCTGGACTCAGTGGTGGGTTGGTCAAAAGCCGTTGAAGTTTacttttcctagactttttcagttgagtgcgaataaagaagctgcaatctgtgaagttggggaatggaccgatactggatggtgttgggatttaaggtggagaagagagctgtttgagagagagagggaaggagttTCGGAGCTGCTTAGCCTTGTTTCTGGTACTAATCTGTGTGCAGGTAACAAGGACGGATGGACATGGAATGGCGACACTGGGagaggctttacaaccaagtccgcttatgaagctattaaagatcaagcaaacgagactacggaggcggtggaggaaactgatacgagtacgaaggtgtggaagatccctattccaaacaaagtcaagcttaccgcatggagaattttgaagaacagaattccgacgtgtgacaacctctcgagaagaaatgtgatgttgtgtgaagtcgaggtgggatgtaacgcctgttttcatcggcaggaatccacgaaccacgtgttgatccactgtccaaagacctcaaaggtatgggaagcaatctttcaatggctcggagttagcatggcgcagccatatgacgtgccctcgcactttcagttctttactagtttgagtggccggaaaaaaaataagaagctcttgatggctctttggtgttgtactacttggcttatcTGGAAAATGCggaatgagagtagatttgagaacaaaagatgggagagtgcaaacttgtttggagaaatcaaagctagagtgtggagttggggtagaatttttggttttgttaatgatggagttgggtttcataggtggatgtcgaatgaggaatccccgatgattttgtaatcttcttggtactactggtgccttttcgttctataatatttactttccttaaaaaaaaaaaaaaaaaaaaaatatagtagaGATATTACATCAAGGAAAAAAGCATTCCTTTCAAAATTCCAAGTAAAAGACGTTCTAATGGGCCTTGAATTGTGAGAAAATGGGCCGCGAACTAGGCCCACATAGCCTTCGCTTCTCTTATCTCCATCCTCAtcaatatacatatatttactaataataataataatagtaaatcAACATAGAAAAGGGGAGATGGAAGAGGTGATTCCCAATTACAAAACCCTGCAAATCAATCGGAAATCGCCCAACTCAAGAGTGTTCCATCTGCTGATCAACCGCCCCTCACGCGGCAACGCCCTCTCAGCCGACTTCTTCACGGAGTTCCCCCATGCTCTCTCCTCCCTCGACCGCAACCCCGAGGTCGCCGTCATCGTCCTCTCCGGCGCCGGGAAGCACTTCTGCACCGGGATCGACCTCCACCTCCTCAACTCCACTACTATGGATACCGGATCCGCGGACGAGGGACGCACCCGGGAGAAGCTCCGCCGGCAGATCAAGTCAATGCAGCGAGCCGTGACGGCGGTGGAGGAGTGCAGGAAGCCGGTAATCGCGGCCGTCCACGGGGCGTGCATCGGCGGAGGCGTGGATATAATTACGGCGTGCGACCTGAGGTATTGCACGGAGGAGGCGGAGTTCTCGGTGAAGGAGGTGGACCTCGCTATCACCGCAGATCTGGGGACGCTCCAGAGGCTCCCCGGCATCGTTGGGTTCGCGAACGCGATGGAGCTGGCTCTCACGGCGCGCCACTTCTCCGGTTCGGAGGCCAAGAGCCTGGGATTGGTCTCGCAAGTTTTCGGCGATAGAGCAGCCATGGACAAAGGGGTTGCTCAAGTTGCTGAGGGtaatttctaaatttatttaattttaattcagGATCTGTTGAAATTGAGTATGATTGTTAGGTATTGCTGGGAGGTCGCCCCTTGCTATAATTGGAACAAAGCGGGTGTTGATAGAGAGCAGGGACATGGCGTTGCAGCAAGGCCTGGATTATGTTGCTACATGGAACTCCGCCGTGCTGCTCTCACACGATTTAAAAGAAGCAATATCTGCTCACCTTCACAAAAGGAAACCGTTGTTTGCTAAGCTCTGAGAGGAGACCTCTGCTGTGTATTATATGTACAATAAACTGGAACAACATCACATTCATTATCGCCTCTTAGCTTTTCATTCATATATTACTCATTTGCCAGAAATTCTGCCTCTTATCTACATGTGATACTAATGACGTTGGAAACTTCCTCTGGCAGTTGAGTACGAGTTTACAAAGGAACTAAATCACTAATACTTGGTGTTGAATTGAGTAGCATGCACAAAAACTATTCCATCCCTCGATATATGATATTATGATTACTAATTTTGGATACAGAATCATCATAACTTGTATTAATCGTCATTACATaagacaaaacaaataaaaattcttGACATTGGAACTTAAACAATAACCGTCAACGATAATCAAGGTATTAAAATGTTATGTTCAACATTATGTCTACTCCACAATCTCTCCTTAAAAATTTGCAAATCAATAATAACCGATATAATTCCATCGTAGTTATCTATGTTTCTTTATAGAGTTATGTTCAACATTATGTCTACTCTACAATAATAATCATCTCgcttcgggccgggagggcaaGATCGCTCGGTGCGTGGATTACCGATCAAACTGCCCGACAATTTTTCAATGGATTGGAaatgtgatttggaccggtcaggATTGTTGTGAACCTCTAATTTAACTTTCCAACGGCACgggaatcgtcccaatccgtcaagtaacgaaggagatacggccaaaacagtggggatctgcgtttttcGTCAAGGGTTATATCCcgttcttgcccagttttttgtgcggaagttgAACGTCAATTTCGGctgcatcgggccgtagggatcggaataaggtttccatagatgCGTGAATCGCTGCAAATTTCAGCTCCCCGAACCACTTAATGTAGCTAAAATGGCCTTGGCGAACCACCAGCCCAAAAATCGACCGACACGGATTTCAATTCTGATCATGCACACACGTAGCCACCCTAAAAATATTCCCAACGGTCTTTGAACGGACCAAATCAAACAAGGATAGGTTGGGAAACGGAGGGGACGTAGCGTCGTCCCCCGACGGACCGTTTTGCcaatatctccctcgttacacgTCTGAATTGCAAGATTCTTGGGCCATTGATTATCTTTCATGATGCGGAACATGAGATGAAATTCCCTCGCCGAACCGCTTCCGTGCCAAAATCGAGATTTCGGCTCCCCGAGCCACTTAATTTAGCTAAAATGGCGTTGGCAAACCACTTGCCCAAAAATCGACCGACACGGATTTCAATTCTGATCAAGCTCCCACGTAGCCACCCTAAAAATATTCCCAACGGTCTTTGAACTGACCAAATCAGACAAGGATAGGTTGGGAAACAGAGGGTACGTAGCGCCGTCCCCCCGACGGACCGTTTTGAcaatatctccctcgttacacgTATGACTTGCATGATTCTTGGGCCCTTGGTTATCTTTCATGATGGGTAAC
The genomic region above belongs to Salvia miltiorrhiza cultivar Shanhuang (shh) chromosome 5, IMPLAD_Smil_shh, whole genome shotgun sequence and contains:
- the LOC131025443 gene encoding delta(3,5)-Delta(2,4)-dienoyl-CoA isomerase, peroxisomal, which codes for MEEVIPNYKTLQINRKSPNSRVFHLLINRPSRGNALSADFFTEFPHALSSLDRNPEVAVIVLSGAGKHFCTGIDLHLLNSTTMDTGSADEGRTREKLRRQIKSMQRAVTAVEECRKPVIAAVHGACIGGGVDIITACDLRYCTEEAEFSVKEVDLAITADLGTLQRLPGIVGFANAMELALTARHFSGSEAKSLGLVSQVFGDRAAMDKGVAQVAEGIAGRSPLAIIGTKRVLIESRDMALQQGLDYVATWNSAVLLSHDLKEAISAHLHKRKPLFAKL